A window of the Cryptosporidium parvum Iowa II chromosome 7, whole genome shotgun sequence genome harbors these coding sequences:
- a CDS encoding ring domain protein, possible 4 transmembrane domains, translating into MSFYLQNENTGVDEELGISWTVHLEPAEEIEDVINLSNFRRLEDPEAQANITFANAFSAEPCEGSTTHNNNQEYQVITENGEADNRIMLAIAVNILIMVTIFGIFTTILVQLVRDWGNKCDRQLKTWCIVWLSRFLLTSVIRSMTIIISKVYQTQSPFILVLIVNVLHIFGIAWWFYGINLIYSNPPELTCRKNYSIALFLFWFQFVQIFVPILLPIILCVLILYILHRNGIRTEKKNVPEELLCKIQAIPFVEHIRNLNNSAHVTIFDENQSVVETQHYPGSKSETRLNVMQDDSTPSFNKEKSITISKSCPICVQEIEDDATIRVLPCDSRHIFHLECIDGWFKQNCVCPICRSDIVQILNETQAK; encoded by the coding sequence atgAGTTTCTATCTccaaaatgaaaatacGGGAGTGGATGAGGAGCTGGGGATTTCATGGACAGTTCACTTAGAGCCAGCCGAGGAAATTGAAGATGTTATTAACCTGTCGAACTTCAGGAGACTTGAAGATCCTGAGGCTCAGGCAAATATTACATTCGCAAATGCCTTTTCAGCCGAGCCATGTGAAGGATCTACTACccataataataatcaagaaTATCAAGTAATAACTGAGAATGGTGAAGCCGATAATAGGATAATGCTCGCGATTGCGGTAAACATACTTATTATGGTCACAATATTTGGCATATTCACCACAATTCTTGTTCAATTGGTAAGAGATTGGGGAAACAAATGCGATAGACAGCTAAAAACTTGGTGTATTGTTTGGCTATCTCGTTTCTTGTTAACCTCAGTTATTAGATCAATGACAATAATCATCTCAAAAGTATATCAGACTCAGTCACCTTTTATACTGGTTCTCATTGTAAATGTTTTACATATATTTGGCATAGCATGGTGGTTTTATGggattaatttaatatattcaaatccACCAGAATTAACGTGTAGAAAGAACTATTCTATCGCATTATTCCTGTTCTGGTTCCAGTTTGTCCAAATTTTTGTACCTATTTTACTCCCGATCATACTATGTGTGCTTATTCTCTATATTCTACACAGAAATGGAATTCGAACGGAAAAGAAGAATGTTCCAGAGGAATTATTGTGCAAAATTCAGGCAATTCCTTTCGTTGAACATATTAGAAACTTAAACAATAGTGCTCATGTCACAATTTTCGACGAAAATCAGTCTGTCGTTGAAACACAACATTATCCAGGTAGCAAATCTGAAACGCGGCTTAACGTCATGCAAGATGATAGTACTCCtagttttaataaagaaaaaagtatCACAATCAGTAAATCCTGTCCAATCTGTGTGCAGGAGATTGAAGATGATGCAACTATTAGAGTACTTCCATGTGATTCTAGGCACATCTTTCACTTAGAGTGCATCGACGGATGGTTTAAACAGAATTGTGTTTGTCCAATTTGTAGGTCAGATATAGTTCAAATTCTAAATGAGACTCAAGCTAAGTGA
- a CDS encoding WD40 domain protein: MFTQHDFIPGHDSSEEANLLSHRAVYRPAVDSNSLLVDYLDSGIYNNKKKSCFTLSNSNPLDIRTIGFPFELNKYRSDLICTQQARVSLRARAPCVTIEWYPGGRRLVVGTVGGELTLWNGTYFSFEDLKSVPSGQGAVLALNFSKQDDFIACGDGSGNIVLLTPSLAPIASFRQFLGHVVRDVTISPTGNKVVAAAENVHPIIIDVGSQKIESSLTSRGYDITCAQWHPIKGLIATGSQTYQLHLWDPRTANAIGTIFGHRHTVVRIKWSSSGQMLASSGKDGALKIWDIRQLSKPITTYRTKCDAVSISWHPEVESLMAVGFFDGDIAYYNIDVNFGNPLGLIPSAHQGAVWGVAWHPLGHLVVSSGQDSRLKIWSRNLCGSPGTINEHEILPQLSLPRQNPTNTK, from the coding sequence ATGTTTACACAACACGACTTCATACCTGGTCATGATTCCTCGGAGGAGGCGAATTTGCTGAGCCATAGAGCAGTTTATCGACCAGCAGTGGACAGCAACTCTTTACTAGTAGACTATTTGGATTCTGGGATttataataacaaaaaaaagagcTGCTTTACTCTAAGTAACAGCAATCCGCTGGATATTAGGACGATTGGATTTCCATTTGAACTAAATAAGTACAGAAGTGACTTGATATGCACTCAACAAGCCCGTGTATCATTACGAGCAAGAGCACCATGTGTAACAATTGAATGGTATCCTGGGGGAAGAAGGTTGGTTGTAGGTACTGTCGGGGGTGAGCTAACTCTTTGGAATGGGacatatttttcatttgagGATCTCAAGAGTGTTCCATCAGGACAGGGAGCTGTTTTGGCTTTGAACTTTTCAAAACAAGATGACTTTATTGCATGTGGAGACGGAAGTGGGAATATTGTTTTGTTAACCCCTTCTTTAGCACCAATTGCATCATTCAGACAATTTTTAGGTCATGTTGTTAGAGATGTTACAATTTCTCCCACTGGAAACAAAGTTGTAGCAGCAGCAGAAAATGTACACCCTATAATAATTGATGTTGGCTCTCAGAAAATTGAAAGCTCACTAACTTCAAGAGGATACGATATAACTTGTGCACAGTGGCATCCAATTAAAGGACTCATTGCAACAGGCTCTCAAACATATCAGCTTCACCTTTGGGACCCCAGAACTGCTAATGCTATTGGAACTATTTTTGGTCATAGACACACCGTCGTACGAATTAAATGGAGCTCTTCAGGTCAAATGCTTGCTTCTTCAGGAAAGGACGGTGCGTTAAAAATTTGGGATATTAGACAGTTGTCAAAGCCAATAACAACTTACAGAACAAAATGTGATGCAGTAAGTATTTCTTGGCATCCAGAAGTTGAGTCTCTAATGGCTGTTGGATTTTTCGATGGCGACATCGcttattataatatagaTGTTAATTTCGGAAATCCACTCGGATTAATTCCTTCAGCGCACCAAGGAGCTGTTTGGGGAGTTGCATGGCATCCACTCGGGCACTTGGTTGTTTCTAGTGGTCAAGACTCAAGACTTAAAATATGGTCTAGAAATTTGTGTGGGAGTCCTGGAACTATAAATGAGCATGAAATACTACCTCAATTATCGCTTCCACGGCAGAATCCTACTAATACTAAATGA
- a CDS encoding UDP-N-acetylgalactosamine: polypeptide N-acetylgalactosaminyltransferase, signal peptide, translating into MRNAFPLGLAICYLMLKVALTTFVFGSKEEFTTLPRELINSWLEENEYAGLYGKSDIFSIVIIPDCEDNELIDVTINSILLTANRNLLHEIIIISNDCRDSGKDIKSHLGEKFLDKPLIKIIETELQELGELQNLGANNSTGEIILFVPSATLFPKNWMSPIMRSLSDNYKSIIVPRFKKLNKDKWTFSNNDPVYSPKMMFTKEFELTNIHTLDNKVPMFYSKIFAITKSWWLNISKLSDPTINLIFKTSINFDISLRSWNCGGRVAQIAELSFGVTKVKIPQPSLEIRQVLLESWIDEPTKQMIMNNSEKLANYMKLSSGLFEVLINKRKELIKEYECDQKLIFTSKFYNELSEFGLIEYPRSQIVFSGNGKCFTLIGNEKKSGEKNFELKLSECKPNENAQIFYIDNESKFI; encoded by the coding sequence ATGAGGAATGCATTCCCTCTCGGGCTGGCAATATGTTATTTGATGTTGAAAGTTGCATTGACTACTTTTGTTTTTGGGTCAAAAGAAGAGTTTACAACACTACCTagagaattaataaactcTTGGttggaagaaaatgaatatgCTGGATTATATGGAAAATCagatattttttcaattgtAATAATACCAGACTGTGAAGATAATGAATTGATTGATGTTACAATAAATAGTATACTTTTGACTGCAAATCGAAATTTACTTCAcgaaataataattatttcaaatgattGTCGAGACTCTGgaaaagatattaaaagtCATTTGGGTGAGAAATTCTTGGATAAACCTTtgattaaaataattgagACTGAACTACAAGAATTAGGAGAATTACAGAATCTTGGAGCAAACAATTCAACTGGGGAaatcattttatttgttcCATCTGCAACTctttttccaaaaaattGGATGTCACCAATAATGAGGAGTTTAAGTGATAATtataaatcaataatagttccaagatttaaaaaattgaataaagaCAAATGGACATTTTCGAATAATGATCCTGTATATTCACCAAAAATGATGTTCacaaaagaatttgaattaacaAATATCCATACATTAGATAATAAAGTTCCAATGTTCTATTCAAAAATCTTTGCAATAACAAAATCATGGTGgttaaatatatcaaaacTTTCAGATCCAACAATTAACCTGATATTCAAAACGAGTATTAACTTTGATATTTCTCTAAGATCATGGAATTGTGGTGGGCGAGTAGCTCAGATAGCAGAACTGTCATTTGGTGTAACTAAGGTAAAAATTCCACAACCTTCGTTAGAAATAAGACAAGTTCTATTGGAATCTTGGATAGATGAGCCAACCAAGCAGATGATTATGAATAATAGTGAGAAGCTGGCTAACTATATGAAACTATCATCAGGATTATTTGAGgtattgataaataaaCGTAAGGAACTCATTAAAGAGTATGAATGTGACcaaaagttaatatttacttcaaaattttataaTGAGTTGAGCGAATTTGGACTAATAGAATATCCAAGAAGTCAAATAGTTTTTAGTGGTAATGGTAAATGCTTCACTTTAATTGGGAACGAGAAAAAAAGTGGAGAAAAGAATTTCGAGTTAAAGTTATCAGAATGTAAACCAAATGAAAATGCACAAATATTCTACATTGACAATGAAAGTAAGTTTATCTAG
- a CDS encoding Ynl022cp-like. SUN family methylase, with the protein PNPMSTLYLEAAKVLNKIEKKNVGIRSVIYSEKQNKCNIRKLSALVHGVSGKRKELELILQKSHLLEDSNINQISNYWLLLVLAYEQLFGNLKIQGGGALARLVRKNKDKLYECFSKEYPDLINQVKHSKVYEQIPRYLRVNTTIESTESVLNSILDQVKQTNQFANDDIQNYIWIDKHIKNVIACKHEVAKLLCLDRIPSSNELIKTSKVVLQDKGSCFSAICAKITPGDFVLDACSAPGSKSLHIIDMLNKRGRLVALDKDSTRIKTLIKRISEVPYLAGPFVYKKKNFVTIQIEDISDECLLGEIGCIFLDKESKLIRNNKLIMIDYLDNFKPPDLLIHVAKCDFLSLTPTAEDHLLPWYHYKNTISNLRVIVLDPSCSGSGLPQHGKVESVNIEKRLKSLSEFQTKMLIHSLSSFQSVETVCYSTCSIFTEENEQVVLNSLEKCKNSGNLQFSLEIALENWENPNRSYQDSSFGEIYKKCIFVNSETHNCRGFFLAKFVKNSSR; encoded by the coding sequence CCGAATCCAATGTCAACTTTGTATTTAGAAGCTGCCAAAGTATTGAACAAGATAGAGAAGAAGAATGTTGGAATTCGTTCAGTAATTTATTCtgaaaaacaaaataagTGTAATATTAGGAAACTAAGCGCGCTTGTTCATGGAGTTAGTGGGAAAAGAAAGGAGCTTGAACTCATTCTTCAAAAAAGCCATTTATTAGAGGATTCAAACATCAAccaaatttcaaattattggCTATTACTAGTGTTAGCTTATGAACAGCTATTTGGgaatttgaagattcaGGGTGGAGGGGCCCTAGCAAGGTTGGTTCggaaaaataaagataagCTTTACGAATGTTTTTCTAAGGAGTATCCAGATCTAATCAATCAAGTTAAACATTCTAAAGTTTATGAGCAAATTCCAAGGTATCTGAGGGTAAACACTACTATTGAAAGCACTGAATCAGTATTGAACTCTATATTGGATCAGGTTAAACAGACAAATCAATTTGCAAATGAtgatattcaaaattatatttggaTTGATAAACATATAAAAAATGTGATTGCATGTAAACATGAGGTTGCCAAACTACTATGCTTAGATAGGATTCCAAGCAGTAATGAGCTCATTAAAACATCCAAAGTAGTTTTACAGGACAAAGGAAGTTGCTTTTCTGCCATATGCGCAAAGATCACTCCGGGAGATTTTGTATTAGACGCTTGTTCTGCCCCTGGAAGCAAATCACTACATATTATTGACATGTTGAATAAAAGAGGACGCCTAGTTGCCTTAGATAAAGATTCAACTAGAATCAAAACTTTGATTAAACGGATATCAGAAGTTCCATATCTAGCTGGACCTTTTGTTtataaaaagaagaattttgtAACGATTcaaattgaagatatttcaGATGAATGCTTATTAGGTGAAATAGGCTGTATATTTTTGGATAAGGAGTCAAAACTTATtcgaaataataaattaataatgattgaTTATTTGGATAATTTTAAACCACCTGATCTACTTATTCATGTTGCAAAGTGTGACTTTTTGAGTCTAACACCAACTGCTGAAGATCATCTTTTACCTTGGTATCACTATAAAAACACCATATCCAATTTACGTGTAATTGTTTTAGATCCTTCCTGTTCAGGGAGCGGATTACCTCAACATGGTAAAGTTGAAAGtgtaaatattgaaaagagGCTTAAAAGTTTATCAGAGTTTCAAACTAAAATGTTAATTCATTCTTTATCATCGTTTCAATCAGTTGAGACTGTTTGTTATTCAACTTGCTCAATCTTCACAGAGGAAAATGAACAAGTTGTCTTGAATTCCCTTGAAAAGTGTAAAAATAGTGGCAATTTACAATTTTCACTAGAAATTGCGCTTGAAAACTGGGAAAACCCTAATAGATCATATCAAGATTCTTCTTTTGGAGAAATCTACAAGAAGTGCATATTCGTAAATTCAGAAACCCATAATTGTAGGGGATTTTTTCTCGCTAAATTTGTAAAAAATTCATCTAGATAG
- a CDS encoding extracellular protein with a signal peptide followed by family 2 glycosyltransferase and ricin domains — MRPSSNSNASNGKCLPFSCLFILQILVALATITWVIVNVLFFVNTNNNVSKAFNEKLFKESYGWEIVDIGRKFEPEMPTSEFQERKLVSKDFETNEYPNSYPWKMHGDLGFLPNGERAWTPSPPPPKDLNIVAVLSQGGGFNLNLSDSLPLDRNVSDYRDLQCKLISYDISKMDTISVIIVFYNEPFSTLMRSVHSVLNRTPPSLLDEIILVDDGSNSEHIKVGGNNLLVNYISTLPKVRLIRNAKRSGIVGARLAGINACKSPIFVILDSHIEVQPVWAEPIVKRIQEDPRRIVMPQIDSIDSETFEFVNGGIGCTLGFLWKLIEHAFPQQISPDPRRRYAKNYDYVSSPTMAGGLLAANVAFFKQIGSYDPQFEYWGTENLELSFRVWMCGGFIECAPCSRVFHVFRKGGVGYSSPSHAVLKNKLRTLYLWMDEFGDLAWRVMGRPRVDTGPLDERIKLRERLRCNSFKWFLENVNPEAEVKSIDDVPYIGNIKNIGSNLCIDTDGFNNPGGKVKLWSCHTGETQNFMYFKTSKHWMVTINDESCITEKFKLDWCNEHSYHWDVEIISKSPLTALIKRSNSCITAVDNQLKLTPCETNNKFQQWEIESYDLSKRVLPSPENLLKKKGFRGTSDYN; from the coding sequence ATGCGTCCAAGCTCTAATAGTAACGCCTCAAATGGGAAATGTCTCCCATTTTCGTGCTTGTTTATTCTTCAAATCCTAGTTGCTCTTGCAACCATCACTTGGGTTATCGTGAATGTATTGTTTTTTGTGAACaccaataataatgtaaGCAAAGCATTCAACGAGAAACTGTTTAAAGAATCATATGGGTGGGAGATCGTGGATATCGGTCGTAAATTTGAACCTGAAATGCCCACAAGTGAATTtcaagaaagaaaattggTCAGCAAAGATTTTGAAACAAACGAGTATCCCAATTCATACCCTTGGAAGATGCACGGAGATCTAGGATTTTTACCAAATGGTGAGAGGGCCTGGACCCCGTCGCCACCTCCTCCAAAAGATCTTAATATTGTTGCTGTGCTTTCCCAAGGAGGTGGATTCAACTTGAATTTGTCAGATTCTCTTCCATTGGATAGGAATGTCTCAGATTATCGTGATCTACAATGCAAATTGATTAGCTATGATATCAGCAAAATGGACACTATTTCAGTAATTATAGTTTTCTATAACGAGCCATTTTCAACCCTAATGAGATCCGTGCATTCAGTCCTAAATAGGACTCCTCCATCTCTCTTAGATGAAATTATTCTTGTAGATGATGGTAGTAACAGTGAGCATATCAAGGTAGGAGGGAATAACCTACTTGTAAATTATATTAGCACCTTACCAAAGGTCCGTTTGATTAGAAATGCAAAGAGGTCTGGAATTGTTGGTGCCCGTCTTGCAGGAATTAACGCATGTAAATCTCcaatttttgttattttagACAGTCATATAGAAGTCCAACCTGTTTGGGCTGAGCCAATAGTAAAAAGAATTCAGGAGGACCCAAGGAGAATTGTAATGCCTCAAATTGATTCAATAGATAGTGAGACATTTGAATTTGTCAACGGTGGGATTGGCTGCACTCTTGGATTCTTATGGAAGTTGATTGAGCATGCTTTCCCTCAGCAAATCTCTCCAGACCCTAGGAGGAGATATGCAAAAAACTATGATTATGTTTCTTCCCCTACCATGGCTGGAGGTTTGCTTGCTGCAAATGTGGCATTCTTCAAGCAGATTGGGTCTTATGATCCCCAATTCGAATATTGGGGAACAGAGAATCTCGAACTTTCATTCAGAGTTTGGATGTGTGGTGGTTTTATTGAATGCGCACCTTGTAGTAGAGTTTTCCATGTATTCAGAAAAGGTGGAGTTGGCTATTCCTCTCCTTCGCATGCtgttttaaagaataaattacGTACACTTTATTTATGGATGGATGAGTTTGGGGATTTGGCTTGGAGAGTTATGGGAAGGCCTAGAGTTGACACTGGTCCTTTAGATGAAAGAATCAAGCTTAGAGAGAGGCTACGTTGCAACTCTTTCAAGTGGTTCTTAGAAAATGTCAATCCAGAGGCTGAAGTTAAGTCAATAGATGACGTTCCATATATAggaaatattaagaatatCGGTTCTAATTTATGTATTGATACCGACGGTTTTAATAATCCCGGTGGGAAGGTTAAGCTTTGGAGTTGTCATACCGGTGAAACTCAGAACTTTATGTACTTTAAAACCTCAAAGCACTGGATGGTCACAATCAATGACGAGTCGTGTATTACTGAGAAATTTAAGCTGGACTGGTGTAATGAGCACTCCTACCATTGGGACGTGGAAATAATATCCAAGAGTCCTCTGACAGCTTTGATCAAGCGTAGTAACTCATGTATCACAGCAGTGGATAACCAACTTAAGCTCACACCTTGTGAGACAAACAATAAGTTCCAGCAATGGGAAATCGAGTCTTATGATTTGAGTAAGAGAGTCCTTCCCTCTCCAGAGAATCTCCTTAAAAAGAAAGGATTTAGAGGTACTAGCGATTATAACTAG
- a CDS encoding hypothetical protein (similar to CG3948-PA), with protein sequence MFDSIVGCILLDTDGNRIASRYYGNLENIGLADHAAQRQFEDQLHSKGQKLSGKTEAEALFVGEMLCLVRFAGDFSIYIVSSPSENELILFDVLNCIYNSLSIIIPGQLSKKGLFESLDTVHLIFDEVTDSSGILFETEAGAVCQRAQMQGSKALENTAFNQAFASAKENIMRGFL encoded by the exons ATGTTTGATTCGATAGTAGGGTGCATTTTACTGGATACAGATGGGAACAGAATAGCGTCCAGGTATTATGGAAATTTAGAAAACATAGGACTGGCAGATCATGCTGCTCAACGGCAGTTCGAAGATCAGCTACACTCAAAAGGGCAGAAGCTTTCTGGGAAGACCGAGGCAGAAGCATTGTTTGTTGGTGAAATGCTTTGCTTGGTCAGATTTGCTGGcgatttttcaatatatattgTTTCTTCTCCGTCAGAAAATGAACTTATACTCTTCGATGTATTAAACTGTATATATAATTCCTTATCTATAATAATTCC AGGACAATTATCTAAGAAGGGCCTATTTGAGTCTCTGGACACCGTACATTTAATTTTCGATGAAGTAACCGATAGCAGTGGGATCTTGTTTGAGACTGAGGCTGGAGCAGTTTGCCAAAGAGCTCAGATGCAGGGAAGCAAAGCCTTGGAAAACACAGCATTTAACCAGGCGTTTGCATCTGCGAAGGAAAATATCATGAGAGGATTTCTATAa
- a CDS encoding PP2C phosphatase — protein MNSASLPLRAPASSILTRPGYVMRYPRSFKEQETFTNGGVSPQVSMHLTSENSHLNFDFSRGMRTLSAPSMSTPLNAFQTTNTHLNQPDRFGFATKSMTSSLNISAAPQRLSSFSQMPYSSMNVPLHSEYSFNSINTHSGFLHSGNNPAIQGMVRNNVFQNQAQYPIQPQVMPPQYMMQQHAFQFQSQQSQFGAANERHVGFAGNQAGFNSMAPNQYSNSKQIPLNHVDPRAFDRNIVRLNTFSPGVQPQVMHPNSFQNNIGMQIPHRSYEFSQKFAPDVRGNGQSLAGDRFPTLNLSPPVTGGVTIKGYKPTVVTENQDKSLIIDLGPNASAYAVFDGHGPHGDVIAEFVSNKFTSSITQLLSSYVGNLSNNITPPTRQQIKNFFIVLFHNMDLQLSELRYGISMWSGCTAAVCVRIFNEAHIAWVGDSRVVIYKFTKPIYKGLDSLDKDSTTNSCEPSISWWTTSDHVPNRPDELSRITDCGASITVYSTPWLNKSTTRIREHGIAMSRSFGDKAGSQFGVICKPDMASIKLESNNNSCESEDKWAIVVASDGIWDSISEEEVGYKIMKNLIWKEPESSGEDFPSNNQRPTQEEVTELANSLSSEAWRFRASVENYSDDTTLIISII, from the coding sequence ATGAACTCTGCATCCCTTCCTTTAAGGGCGCCAGCATCCTCTATATTAACAAGACCTGGATATGTAATGAGGTACCCACGTTCTTTTAAAGAGCAGGAAACATTTACAAATGGAGGTGTAAGTCCCCAGGTTTCAATGCATCTGACTAGCGAGAACTCACAtcttaattttgatttttcaaGAGGGATGAGAACGTTATCTGCACCGAGCATGTCGACCCCACTAAATGCTTTCCAAACAACAAATACTCATTTGAATCAGCCTGATAGATTTGGTTTCGCTACAAAGTCTATGACATCTTCCCTGAATATCTCTGCTGCTCCTCAAAGGTTATCTTCCTTTTCTCAGATGCCATATTCAAGTATGAATGTTCCACTACACTCTGAGTATAGTTTTAACTCTATTAATACTCATTCTGGATTTCTACATTCTGGGAATAATCCGGCAATTCAAGGAATGGTAAGAAACAATGTATTCCAGAATCAAGCACAGTACCCAATTCAGCCTCAGGTGATGCCTCCGCAATACATGATGCAACAACATGCTTTTCAGTTTCAAAGCCAACAAAGTCAGTTTGGAGCGGCCAACGAACGGCACGTGGGATTTGCTGGAAATCAAGCTGGTTTTAATTCGATGGCTCCAAATCAATATTCCAATTCAAAGCAAATTCCTCTCAATCACGTTGACCCTCGTGCATTTGACCGTAATATTGTGCGCTTAAATACCTTTAGTCCTGGCGTACAACCACAAGTAATGCATCCTAACTCGTTTCAGAACAATATTGGAATGCAAATTCCTCACAGAAGCTACGAATTCTCGCAGAAATTTGCCCCTGATGTTAGAGGAAATGGGCAATCCTTGGCTGGAGATCGCTTTCCAACTCTGAATTTGTCTCCCCCAGTCACTGGAGGGGTTACCATTAAAGGATATAAACCAACTGTAGTCACTGAGAACCAGGATAAGTCCTTGATCATTGATCTCGGTCCAAATGCATCTGCATATGCTGTTTTCGATGGTCACGGACCCCATGGTGACGTCATTGCAGAATTTGTATCGAACAAATTTACCTCTTCAATTACACAGCTTTTGTCCTCTTATGTTGGAAACCTCTCCAATAACATTACTCCTCCCACAAGACAACAAATTAAGAACTTCTTCATAGTTCTATTCCACAACATGGACCTTCAGCTCTCTGAATTAAGGTACGGAATCTCAATGTGGAGTGGATGTACAGCTGCTGTTTGTGTTAGAATCTTTAACGAAGCTCACATTGCATGGGTGGGAGACTCCAGAGTTGTTATATACAAGTTCACAAAGCCTATCTATAAAGGTTTAGATTCTTTAGATAAGGATTCTACAACAAATTCCTGTGAGCCTTCTATTTCATGGTGGACAACTTCTGACCATGTCCCCAACAGGCCAGATGAGCTCAGTAGAATTACTGATTGTGGGGCATCTATTACTGTCTACTCCACGCCTTGGCTAAACAAATCTACCACCAGGATCCGTGAGCATGGTATTGCTATGAGTAGATCCTTTGGAGACAAAGCTGGCTCGCAGTTTGGAGTTATTTGCAAGCCTGACATGGCAAGTATCAAGcttgaatcaaataataattcttgtGAATCTGAAGACAAGTGGGCAATTGTAGTTGCATCAGATGGGATCTGGGACTCTATTTCTGAGGAAGAAGTTGGGTACAAGATTATGAAGAATCTTATTTGGAAGGAGCCAGAGTCTTCTGGAGAAGATTTCCCTTCAAACAACCAGCGCCCTACACAAGAAGAAGTAACTGAATTGGCAAACTCCCTTTCTTCCGAAGCCTGGAGATTTAGGGCATCTGTAGAGAATTATAGTGACGATACtactttaataatttctattatatGA